Genomic segment of Paenibacillus polymyxa:
GCGCATTGACAACAGTAAGGACAAGATCAATCGGAAAGGGACCGTTATTATTAACGGTTACTGCTGCATCTGCACCACCACGCAAATTTTCATAATACGATTTACCGATACCAGCCGCTATCGTAAAGTTTTGTTGAGGTAAAAGAATCGCCATAGTTTTCACCTCCCTTGCGTTTGATAGTGTATTCTATGCTTCCAATCTACGAGCGTAACGTTAAGTGACTCAGTAATAAGACACAATTCGAAAGACTTATAGATTAACGTACCCTAACCTATGCTAAAAAGGAGTTGCCCTCTCAGATTCTTTGCAGAATCTGCGGACAACTCCTTACTAAATAATAGAAGTATCAGACAGTATAAAAGCAGTTAGCAGGATTGTATGTTGCCTTTGCTTCCTTATTGCACGTCAATGCTCAATTCCTGCAAACCGAAACGAGAAGGCGCTGAAACCTTCACGCGGATATTGCCAGCCTCACCCTTTGTACGAATCCAGAATGCAATGCGTCCACCAATTAGGGATAAGCTTGAAGGACCGATCAATTCACCCACTCCCTCGACCTCCACCGAAACAGGATCTGTATAGAACGGCAGGGCATTGCCGTATTCGTCTAGAGCATCCACTACTACTCGGGTTACGTCCCAATCGCCAGCTTCCAGTACCATATCATCTGCAGCTACCCGTAGCTCTGTCGGCACCGGATTACGTGAATAGTATTTGCGGATCACTTCTTGCCCGTCTACGTACCCAATGAATACAGCGTCTTCCCACTTCATGCCCCAGTGGCCTGTCAGCTCGTCGATCACGACAGGGGGGTGAGGAAGCGCCGGGTACTTCTCTCGGTTCGGACGATAAATACCTTTGCGCTCATGACCGTAGATGAACTCCACCTCATCGCAATTGGTGAACACGACCAGCGGCACAATGCCCCCGATATTTCGCTCGCCACGAGACCAGTAAGTGACCGGCTCCATAACGGTTTCCTGTTCGACGTTCTTCTGGCTCCGATACACGCTCGCTGCAAATTTAGGCAGGCGGAACATATCCATGACACCGTGGTAGCAGATTTTATCACCGGAACCAAAATCAGCATGCGTGTTATAGTCAAAAGCACACCAGCCAATCGCTCCGGCAATGCCCTCATCGGCATAGGAAGCGTTTTGAACCCGCGTATGGCGCAGTGCATGCTCCATTACCCGTTCCTCCTGGTCAAAACGTTTCGTCGGGTACATATGCCCGTTATATTCCGTTACCAGATAAGGGACCGGATGATCCAGCTTTGTAACGAGAGACGGCTGGCGCAAGCCTGTCGTTTCGCCATCTACGCCTTCTGTATCGTCATACGTATCAAAATTGCGGATTTCCTTCGCCAAATATTTTTTGTGCCCACCATCATGAACAAAATCATTTATCGTATATACATCTTCCAGCAGCTCACTGCCTACAATATAACGCACACCACCCGTAGCACGGGTCGGATCTAGCTTTCGTGCCAGCTCATTGGTACGCGTGTACAGATCATGGTCATCCTGCGACTCATTAATTCGTACGCCCCAGATTACAATGGAGGGATGATTACGATCACGGATAATCATGTCCTCTACGTCCCTCACCGCCTGCTCCTTCCACGCTTCACCGCCAATATGCTGCCAACCCGGAATCTCTTCGAAAACAAGCAATCCAATCTCATCACAGCGGTCTAGAAAATGACGGGACTGAGGGTAGTGGGATGTCCGTACCATATTCAGCCCCAGTTCCTCCTTGAGCACATCTGCATCACGACGCTGCGCTCTTTTGGGCATAGCATAGCCAACGTACGGATAGGACTGGTGACGGTTCAAGCCGAGCAGCTTGATCTTCCGCCCGTTCAAGTAAAAGCCGTCCGTCTGAAATTCAGCCTCGCGGAAGCCAAAGCGCACGGTCACCTGATCCAACTCCTCTCCGCCTCGTAGCAGCGTCAGCTTCGCTTCATACAGCTTGGGATCATCTATATCCCATAGCCGCAGGCCGCCCAGCTCTTTCAGCTCCAGCGTTACTTCCGCCGCCGTCACCGCTGCTAGCTCGGTCTCCGCCTTCACGCTCGCTCCGTCCAGCAATTGCAGCGCGACCGTCAAGTCGTCCTGCTGATCGCCAATGCCCTCCAGCTCCACGACCACGCGCACCGCCTTATTTGCCGCAAGCGGCGCCGGTGTCTGAATGAATATCGTTCCAAGGTGTACAGGCTCCACTATTCGCAGCTGCACTTCGCGGTAAATACCGCCGTAGGTCAGATAGTCAATGACTGCCCCAAAGGGAGGGATGTCGTCCCGTTCCGTGGAATCGACAATGACTGTGAGCACATTGGAGCCGCCATACTCGGCAAGTTCGGTCAATTCAACGCTGAACGGTGTATATCCACCTTTATGCTCCCCCGCTTTTACCTCGTTTAGATATACCTGGGCATAGGTCATGACTCCTTCAAAATCAACATACACTCGCTTACCTTTTGCATCTGCCGGAATGTTCAGCTCTCTTTTATACGTAGAAATAAACTGAAATGCCTTGTCGTCAAAATAATTATACGGAAGCTCTACATTGGTGTGCGGCAGCTGAATTGGCTCATACCGACCTGCATCAATGCCTGCGCTTATTTCGCTCTCGACATATTCAGGAAGGTAAAACCATTGGTCATTCAACGGCAAAATGGTACGCATGGGCAGTCACCTCAACCTTTTATTTTCCACTCTTATACCATAGTAAAATATTTAAGTAAAAATTACGAGTAAAACTTAGTAAAATAAATATATGTTCAATGTAAGCATTTCCAAGACAATTGTCAATCCATTTTTGTATCTTTTTATAATCAAAAAAACAGCCCCGGAAGGCGGGGCTGTCCAAATCCATAGCGTCGATTTTATTTGGCATCGGTATGCAGCGGCGCACTGCTGTTGCGAATCATTAGCTCGGTCGGAATGATGACCTTGCGCCCCACCTCGTTTGCACCGTTGCGTACCGTATGCAGCAAGAACTGAACGCCCGTTTCTCCCATCAGTTGAGTATGCGTTTTGACCGTTGACAGAGATGGGGTCAAATATTCGGCTGTCGGAATATCATTGAAGCCAACAATGGAGATACGTTCCGGCACCGCAAGGTGATGCTGCTCTAGCGCCTTCAACACCCCAATAGCCACCGAATCGCTCGCGACAAAGAAGGCTGTAGGCAGGTTTTCTGGTCCTGCCAGAATAGCCGCTTCCATCGCACGGAAGCCGTCTGCCGCTGTTCCTCCGCACACATGA
This window contains:
- a CDS encoding glycoside hydrolase family 2 protein, whose translation is MRTILPLNDQWFYLPEYVESEISAGIDAGRYEPIQLPHTNVELPYNYFDDKAFQFISTYKRELNIPADAKGKRVYVDFEGVMTYAQVYLNEVKAGEHKGGYTPFSVELTELAEYGGSNVLTVIVDSTERDDIPPFGAVIDYLTYGGIYREVQLRIVEPVHLGTIFIQTPAPLAANKAVRVVVELEGIGDQQDDLTVALQLLDGASVKAETELAAVTAAEVTLELKELGGLRLWDIDDPKLYEAKLTLLRGGEELDQVTVRFGFREAEFQTDGFYLNGRKIKLLGLNRHQSYPYVGYAMPKRAQRRDADVLKEELGLNMVRTSHYPQSRHFLDRCDEIGLLVFEEIPGWQHIGGEAWKEQAVRDVEDMIIRDRNHPSIVIWGVRINESQDDHDLYTRTNELARKLDPTRATGGVRYIVGSELLEDVYTINDFVHDGGHKKYLAKEIRNFDTYDDTEGVDGETTGLRQPSLVTKLDHPVPYLVTEYNGHMYPTKRFDQEERVMEHALRHTRVQNASYADEGIAGAIGWCAFDYNTHADFGSGDKICYHGVMDMFRLPKFAASVYRSQKNVEQETVMEPVTYWSRGERNIGGIVPLVVFTNCDEVEFIYGHERKGIYRPNREKYPALPHPPVVIDELTGHWGMKWEDAVFIGYVDGQEVIRKYYSRNPVPTELRVAADDMVLEAGDWDVTRVVVDALDEYGNALPFYTDPVSVEVEGVGELIGPSSLSLIGGRIAFWIRTKGEAGNIRVKVSAPSRFGLQELSIDVQ